The Geobacter sp. AOG2 genome includes a window with the following:
- a CDS encoding FAD/NAD(P)-binding protein — protein sequence MRNDRDPTIAPLPATIIGLKTLSADTALFRLTLENSEGDRFDFNPGQFIQLSVPSGGEVPISLAGPPRLHNSFEVCVRRVGHVTDMLHRLLPGDRLGVRGPFGNGFPLGEWTGRNILLIAGGLGIAPLRSLLYALLMQREGFGEITLMYGAREPSAILFKEELAELSGRRDMHLFLTVDFAQEESPSGLACNTGLLPTLLRGVNFGTTNTVAAVCGPPALYRCILEELQELGIPAEHIYLSLERRMKCGVGLCCHCAVGDLFCCSDGPVFSYSQLKGISGAI from the coding sequence ATGAGAAACGACCGTGATCCGACCATTGCCCCGCTCCCGGCGACCATAATTGGGCTTAAGACCTTGTCCGCCGATACGGCACTGTTCAGGCTGACCCTGGAGAACAGTGAGGGCGACCGGTTCGACTTCAACCCCGGTCAATTCATCCAGCTCTCGGTACCTTCGGGCGGCGAGGTCCCCATCTCCCTCGCCGGTCCGCCGCGGCTCCATAACAGCTTCGAGGTGTGCGTCAGGCGGGTCGGGCACGTAACCGACATGTTGCATCGCCTCCTCCCAGGCGACCGGCTGGGGGTTCGGGGGCCATTCGGCAATGGGTTTCCACTGGGCGAATGGACCGGTCGCAACATCCTGCTGATCGCCGGTGGTCTGGGCATTGCCCCCCTCCGCTCGCTGCTTTATGCACTTCTGATGCAAAGGGAAGGGTTCGGAGAAATCACCCTGATGTACGGTGCCCGGGAACCGTCCGCCATTCTGTTCAAGGAGGAACTGGCTGAATTGAGCGGCCGCCGGGACATGCACCTCTTTCTGACCGTGGATTTTGCCCAGGAGGAATCCCCCAGCGGCTTGGCCTGCAACACCGGCCTTCTGCCGACGCTTCTCAGGGGGGTTAATTTCGGCACGACAAACACCGTTGCCGCCGTTTGCGGTCCACCCGCACTCTATCGATGCATCCTGGAAGAGTTGCAGGAACTTGGCATTCCTGCCGAACACATCTACCTTTCCCTGGAACGAAGAATGAAATGCGGGGTCGGGCTTTGTTGCCACTGTGCCGTCGGGGATCTCTTCTGCTGTAGCGACGGCCCGGTCTTTAGCTACAGCCAACTCAAAGGGATCAGCGGTGCCATATGA
- a CDS encoding NADH:ubiquinone oxidoreductase, producing MKKPAIAIAGLTACSGCQLTLLNCEEELPEIAQRFIIDYFPLGLTERAITGPIDVAFVEGAVSTPSDLEILMKLRNCSRSLVALGTCALWGGIAAMKNQESRKDLAKTVYGFAADDLKSFNPQPLHRFVKVDFAITGCPPEKGELLTTLAALLRGTFPVFPRYPVCSECRSRENLCLLIERDKMCLGPLVQAGCNARCPAVGIGCEGCRGPVTEANVAAEMELLLKKGFSRDEIVSRMQRFYPEWDYEQSS from the coding sequence ATGAAGAAGCCTGCCATCGCCATAGCCGGGCTGACCGCCTGTTCCGGTTGCCAATTGACCCTCCTGAACTGCGAGGAGGAGTTGCCGGAGATCGCTCAGCGTTTCATCATCGATTATTTCCCTCTGGGGCTTACCGAACGGGCCATTACCGGCCCCATCGACGTGGCTTTCGTGGAGGGGGCCGTTTCCACTCCGTCCGACCTGGAAATTCTCATGAAATTGCGTAACTGCAGCCGCAGCCTCGTGGCCTTGGGCACCTGCGCCCTTTGGGGCGGGATTGCGGCCATGAAGAACCAGGAATCGAGAAAAGATCTTGCCAAAACGGTGTACGGCTTTGCCGCCGATGACCTGAAAAGTTTTAACCCGCAGCCGTTACATCGCTTTGTCAAGGTCGACTTTGCCATTACCGGTTGCCCGCCCGAAAAGGGAGAACTCCTGACAACCCTTGCCGCGCTGCTCCGTGGCACCTTCCCCGTGTTCCCCCGCTACCCGGTCTGTTCCGAGTGTCGTAGTCGGGAAAACCTCTGCCTCCTCATCGAACGGGACAAAATGTGCCTTGGGCCGCTCGTTCAGGCCGGGTGCAATGCCAGGTGCCCGGCTGTGGGGATCGGGTGCGAGGGGTGCCGGGGACCGGTGACCGAGGCCAATGTGGCAGCGGAGATGGAACTGCTTCTGAAGAAGGGGTTCTCACGAGACGAGATCGTCAGCCGCATGCAGCGTTTTTACCCGGAGTGGGACTATGAACAGAGTTCTTGA